TGGAGAACAGCATGGACATGGAGGTGTTGGCTATCTCCTTCTCTATTATGAAATAAACTAGATACTGGTTTTCATGGAGGTCAGGGTCAAAGGCAGTGAGGGAGCTGAGCAAGGCCCCGGGTGCATTATTCTCCATGACTCGTATAGTATAAAATGACTGGGGGAACTGTGGGACATTGTCATTAACATCCAGCAGCTCTAAGGTCATAGTTTCATTgtcagataaaggaggagaacCTCTGTCTGTCACAGTGAAAGTGATGTCATATTCTGGGACCTTCTCACGGTCTAACGGCTCCGACACTAATAATTCATAATAGTTATCAGAGGACTCCCTCAGTTTGAAAGGCATATTATCTGGAATATGAAGATCAACTATTCCATTATCACCTGAATCTTTGTCACTCACACTAATTACAGCTATCACTGTGTCTGTGggtgtattttcttttatcggactttgaaatgatttgatgGATATTTCTGGGTGATTGTCATTCATATCTGTCACCTGTATTGTAAGTTTACACTGTCCAGATAAGGAGTTAGGCCCCTTATCGCTGGCTATAACTTCcatttcataaagttttaaaTCTTCATAATTTATCATCTCTTTCACTCTGATTTCACCATTTTCTCGATTCAGGTTAAACATCTTTTGGGTCCTTTCTGATGTATACAAACTATATGAATAAACAATCTCAGAATTGGACCCTTCATCTAAATCAGTGGCATTCAGTTTAATTACTAGACTGCCAATTGGAGAGTTTTCCATCACATCTACGACATATTTTGCTTTGTCAAATGAAGGGGCGTTGTCGTTCATATCAAGCACGCTAACAATGACACTGGCTGTACCTGTGCGCGTGGGCACTCCACCGTCCACAGCAGTGAGTATTAGATTATGGACAGCctgctgctctctgtctaaAGATTTTTTCAAAATCAAGTCTGCAAACTTTGAGCCGTCTCTCCCGGTCTGAATTTCAAGTATAAAATATTCACTTTCACTAAGATGGTAATTTTTTACTGAATTTGAACCGAAATCCGGATCCACAGAATTAGTTAGAGAAAAGCGTTCCCCTGGAGATGTTGATTCGGATATGTCTAAGTACATGGTGTCTCTACGAAAATAAGGTGCATTGTCATTGATGTCTATTATTTCAACCTCAATGTTGAACAGACGAATGGGGTTTTCAATCGTTACATCCATTTTAAGAAAACACGATGGATTCTTGCTGTTACATATATGTTCGCGGTCAATCGTTTCAGAAACAAATAGGTCTCCCGTGTCTTTATTGATCTCAAGATACCGCTTATTCGCGATGACATCCAAACGCATGTTCCGTCTACGCAAGGTTTTTGCATCCAGACCCAAATCCAGGGCTAGATTTGCGACCACGGAACCTTGCTCCATCTCTTCGGGAATTGAGTAGTGCGTAACTGCAGCTATATCGGAGACTGTGACACAGAAAAATATTAGCAGCAAGACATACCTTTTCCAAATCCGTTGACATGATTTGAAAgccattattattaatttctgttttTCGTGTCTGgggatggtcaaaattgatgtcTCGGTTTCAAAGCACGCCTTTGTGAAAATACACAAAGAGGTGATATTTAATGATCTCGGGCTTCTTGAAGGAGGAAGCGTCTAACAATGGAGGTTCTGTTTCTTTGCTCAACTGTATGGAAGGCAGCGTCACGTGAACCATATTTTTTCGTGGTAAAGAGCGAcactttgtgttgtgttttacttAAACTGAATTCGAaaatctgatgctgaaatgctttctttaaaaaatatttgcaacTGTTCTAATTAATAGTAATGCTGTTGTcgtcctaatttacataaaaaaatagtTAATTTGTGCATTCACTCACCTTTATTATATACCAAGAAACGCTGAGCAAAATGCACGCACTGATTATAGAACAcacgtgattttttttgtcGGTATTTGGTAGTGCGTTTTGACAAAATAAATTCACAGTGACGATTAAGCaggacaataaaaatataaagtgatAAAATCTCACTAACGGTTTCACAATACCTGTAGAGTAGATGCTGCTGAGTCACTGGTCTCTGTCAGGCCTGTCCCTCTCGGGATGCTGGACACAATGTATCTGGAGCCCTTTGGCAGAGGCTGTCTAACCACCAGCTTTCCTTTCCTGGTCTCTGCTAGAAACAGACTGTACCAGTATGCATCGTTGGAGACCAGAGTGGAGTCTGCAATGGTGGAGTTCCTCTCACTGATCACACTGTTCCTGGAGGGAGGAGCTGCTTTGCTGGACTTGGGTTTCTGACACTTGATCACGATGGTGACCAATATGGTgatgagcagcagaaatgacaCTGAGCCCAAACCAATGACCAAATACAGGTTTATGTCTGAGAAGATGTCATATTCCAGAGGCTCCTCAGTCATGTCAGAGTAGGCTTTAACAGCAGTCTCCATTGTGGTCAGCTTGATGGTGACTGTAGCAGAGAGAGCAGGCTCTCCGTTGTCCTTGGCAACAACAACCAGTCTCTGGTGGCGTGGATCTCTGTAACTGAACATCCTCATAGTGCGGATCTCTCCATTGTATTGGTCCAGACTGAACAAGGTGGTGTCAGTCACCTGTAGAAACTGGTAGGTGATCCGAGAGTTGTGCACTGAGTCCGTGTCTAAAGCTATCACCTTGGCAATCAGGGATCCCTGATCAGTGGATCTGGGGATCTTttcctccaccactgagccGTGTGCACGCCACGGAGACACAATAACAGGAGCATTGTCGTTCTGATCCACAATAATGATGTGGACAGTCACATTACTGCTGAGAGACGGAGAGCCAGAGTCTCTGGCCTCGATGTGGAACAGAAACTCCTTCTCGATCTCATAGTCAAAAGTTTTTAGTGCATAAAGATTACCGTTCTCTGGATTGATGGAGAACAGCATGGACATGGAGGTGTTGGCTATCTCCTTCTCTGTTATGAAATAAACTAGATACTGGTTTTCATGGAGGTCAGGGTCAAAGGCAGTGAGGGAGCTGAGCAAGGCTCCAGGTGCATTATTCTCCATGACTCGTATAGTATAAAATGACTGGGGGAACTGTGGGACATTGTCATTAACATCCAGCAGCTCTAAGGTCATAGTTTCATTgtcagataaaggaggagaacCTCTGTCTGTCACAGTGAAAGTGATGTCATATTCTGGGACCTTCTCACGGTCTAACGGCTCTGACACTACTAATTCATAATAATTATCAGAGGACTCCCTCAGTTTGAAAGGCATATTATCTGGAATATGAAGATCAACTTTTCCATTATTACCTGAATCTTTGTCACTGACACTAACTACAGCTATCACTGTGTCTAACTCTATGTTTTCATTGATTGGAGTATGAAACGACTTGATAGAAATGTGAGGATGATTATCATTCATGTCCTCTACagtaattttaattttacattgcCCTGACAATGCATTAACCCCTTTATCGGTTGCTATAACTTCCATGTCATAAATCCTGAAATCTTCATAATTTAACACTCCTTTTACAGTAATCTCACCGGTCGTAGGGTTTAGATTAAacgtttcttgtgttttttccgATGTATACAGACTATATGAATATACTATATCTGAATTTGAGCCTTCGTCTAAATCTGTAGCATTAAGATGAATAACAATACTTCCAATTGGAGAGTTTTCCAATACACTGACCTGGTAACTGTCCTCGTCAAATGTAGGGGCGTTGTCATTTGTATCTAAAACATGAACAATGACGCTAGCGGTTCCTGAACGAGGAGGTATACCGCCATCTACAGCTGTAAGTATTAAATTATGAACAGCTCTTTCCTCTCGGTTTAGTGTTTTTGTCAGAATCAAATCAGCAAATTTTGACCCATCTCGTCCTGTCTGAATTTCGATAGTGAAATAATCATTCTCGCTCAAGTGGTAAGCTTTCACGGAGTTTGAGCCAACGTCCGGATCCACTGCATTGCTGGCAGAAAAGCGCTCTCCAGCCTCCGTAGCTTCTGAAATGTCTAAATCTATGGTGTCTCTTCTAAAATGGGGCGCGTTGTCATTTATGTCGAGTATCTCCAATTCTATATAAAATATTCTTTTGGGGTTTTCGATTATTGCCTCCATTTTCAGATAACATGATGTCTTGGCGGGGCAGAGAGATTCTCTGTCAATTCGTTCAACAATGTATAGCTCCCCTGTTTCTTTGTTCACATCCAGATATTTTCTATTGGCAATGATCTCTAAGCGCATTTTCCGCTCGACCAACATCTTCAAATCTAGTCCCAAATCTCCGACTAAATTTGCCACAACAGAGCCTTCTTCCAGTTCCTCGGGAACAGAGTAGTGCGTTACACCTGAAGTGTATATTGAAGTGGAAGCGAAAAGAATAAATATCAACACATACCTTCCCCAGTGTCCAAAGCAGACAAATCCCGTCATCTTTACCCCGGATCTTTGCTTTCTTGagcaatttaaaatccttccacGGTGTTTTTTAAACAGCTGTGAATCTTCGTTTAAATTCTCCCCCAAAAATACAAGTACAGCCTCTGAAAATCCTTGAAATCCAGATTCACCCGGAGCTGTTCATTTGCCGTTCTCTCCCTTTCACTTAAATTTTGACTGTTATGGCGATCGTGATGTCACTAGTGTCCTGTAAGTTAGATTGCGGAAGAGCTCCTCTGCGTGAAATAAAACGACCGTCACATAATTGTTTCTTGCATGGAAAACTAATTTGATGTTTTGCCTCGtcattaaaacttaaaaataataaatgcatagaAAATTTATTAGAAATCATTTCATTTTGCTGGTGTGGAGGCTGGCTtttagtttatttcttttaggTTCTGGTTCTCACTTGAACGGGTTTTTTGGACACAGTGGAATAACTATAATTAAAATATGCTGTGTACAAGATCATGTTAGGCCTCCGTGCATTTTAACTAATTTTCAttattcattgttatgctgagtAACCACTGACAAAACCTCGAAAATCGGACTGAACATAAAAggcatgaaatgaaaatatgtgTTACACTCTAACATAATATATTTGTTCAGGTTCCTTTCTATATCTGCTATCAAGTAAATCTTAACATAATGACTCTGACATAAATCATCTTTGAACTTTGCTGCATTTAAATGGCTAACAGGAGAGTGAATCATACAGATGAAATTTGTGTCAAATTTGAATCTTGAACTAAAGCAGCAATTTTCAATGAATGTTTAGAAATAAGGCTATATTTTTCCTGTACTGTTTTCTGAAATCAAAATTTTATGTATGGAATTACACCCTATAATGGTGTGGATCAACAAAACTGCCTCACCTGTAGAGTAGAAGCTGCTGAGTCACTAGTCTCTGTCAGTCCTGTCCCTCTCGGGATGCTGGACACAATGTATCTGGAGCCCTTTGGCAGAGGCTGTCTAACCACCAGCTTTCCTTTCCTGGTCTCTGCTAGAAACAGACTGTACCAGTAGGCATCATTGGAGACCAGAGTGGAGTCTGCAATGGTGGAGTTCCTCTCACTGATCACACTGTTCCTGGAGGGAGGAGCTGCTTTGCTGGACTTGGGTTTCTGACACTTGATCACGATGGTGACCAATATGGTgatgagcagcagaaatgacaCCGAGCCCAAACCGATGACCAAATACAGGTTTATGTCTGAGAAGATGTCATATTCCAGAGGCTCCTCAGTCATGTCAGAGTAGGCTTTAACAGCAGTCTCCATTGTGGTCAGCTTGATGGTGACTGTAGCAGAGAGAGCAGGCTCTCCGTTGTCCTTGGCAACAACAACCAGTCTCTGGTGGCGTGGATCTCTGTAACTGAACATCCTCATAGTGCGGATCTCTCCATTGTATTGGTCCAGACTGAACAAGGTGGTGTCAGTCACCTGTAGAAACTGGTAGGTGATCCGAGAGTTGTGAACAGAGTCTGTGTCTAAAGCTATCACCTTGGCAATCAGGGATCCCTTATCAGTGGATCTGGGGATCTTttcctccaccactgagccGTGTGCACGCCACGGAGACACAATAACCGGAGCATTGTCATTCTGATCAACAATAATGATGTGGACAGTCACATTACTGCTGAGAGGAGGTGAGCCAGAGTCTCTGGCCTCCATGTGGAACAAAAACTCCTTCTCGATCTCATAATCAAAAGTTTTT
The sequence above is a segment of the Archocentrus centrarchus isolate MPI-CPG fArcCen1 chromosome 10, fArcCen1, whole genome shotgun sequence genome. Coding sequences within it:
- the LOC115786771 gene encoding protocadherin alpha-C2-like, whose protein sequence is MAFKSCQRIWKRYVLLLIFFCVTVSDIAAVTHYSIPEEMEQGSVVANLALDLGLDAKTLRRRNMRLDVIANKRYLEINKDTGDLFVSETIDREHICNSKNPSCFLKMDVTIENPIRLFNIEVEIIDINDNAPYFRRDTMYLDISESTSPGERFSLTNSVDPDFGSNSVKNYHLSESEYFILEIQTGRDGSKFADLILKKSLDREQQAVHNLILTAVDGGVPTRTGTASVIVSVLDMNDNAPSFDKAKYVVDVMENSPIGSLVIKLNATDLDEGSNSEIVYSYSLYTSERTQKMFNLNRENGEIRVKEMINYEDLKLYEMEVIASDKGPNSLSGQCKLTIQVTDMNDNHPEISIKSFQSPIKENTPTDTVIAVISVSDKDSGDNGIVDLHIPDNMPFKLRESSDNYYELLVSEPLDREKVPEYDITFTVTDRGSPPLSDNETMTLELLDVNDNVPQFPQSFYTIRVMENNAPGALLSSLTAFDPDLHENQYLVYFIIEKEIANTSMSMLFSINPENGNLYALKTFDYEIEKEFLFHIEARDSGSPPLSSNVTVHIIIVDQNDNAPVIVSPWRAHGSVVEEKIPRSTDKGSLVAKVIALDTDSVHNSRITYQFLQVTDTTLFSLDQYNGEIRTMRMFSYRDPRHQRLVVVAKDNGEPALSATVTIKLTTMETAVKAYSDMTEEPLEYDIFSDINLYLVIGLGSVSFLLLITILVTIVIKCQKPKSSKAAPPSRNSVISERNSTIADSTLVSNDAYWYSLFLAETRKGKLVVRQPLPKGSRYIVSSIPRGTGLTETSDSAASTLQYPK